In a genomic window of Nocardiopsis mwathae:
- a CDS encoding DeoR/GlpR family DNA-binding transcription regulator, whose translation MIPDQRREHILKLLQERHVLSINELTSMLSVSHMTVRRDIQALENDGKVLSVTGGVRLAARLKSEPSYLAKAQLEVPAKRAITRAAAELVRDNFTIFLDAGTTTLQMVPMLTDKVGLTVITNDFNVVGHLMEYPGIELIHTGGVVSHADHSSVGQFTADFLGKVNVDIAFIASSSWDVERGSTTPSEAKVVAKQELLRIASKSVLTVDSTKYGKFGTFRVARLEEFDLIISDDRLPQSAVEEMGERDVRLELVAPE comes from the coding sequence ATGATCCCCGACCAGCGTCGCGAGCACATCCTCAAGCTCTTGCAGGAACGCCACGTGCTGAGCATCAACGAGCTCACGTCGATGCTGTCCGTTTCGCACATGACGGTGCGGCGGGACATCCAGGCCCTGGAGAACGACGGCAAGGTGCTCTCGGTCACCGGCGGCGTCCGGCTGGCCGCCCGCCTGAAGAGCGAGCCCTCCTACCTGGCCAAGGCGCAGCTGGAGGTGCCGGCCAAACGCGCCATCACCCGGGCCGCCGCGGAGCTGGTCCGGGACAACTTCACGATCTTCCTGGACGCGGGCACCACCACGCTGCAGATGGTGCCGATGCTCACCGACAAGGTGGGACTGACCGTCATCACCAACGACTTCAACGTCGTGGGGCACCTCATGGAGTACCCCGGCATCGAGCTGATCCACACCGGCGGCGTGGTCTCGCACGCCGACCACTCCTCGGTGGGCCAGTTCACCGCGGACTTCCTCGGCAAGGTCAACGTGGACATCGCGTTCATCGCGAGCAGCTCCTGGGACGTGGAGCGGGGCTCCACCACGCCGTCGGAGGCCAAGGTGGTGGCCAAGCAGGAGTTGCTGCGGATCGCGTCGAAGAGCGTGCTGACCGTGGACAGCACCAAGTATGGGAAGTTCGGCACGTTCCGGGTCGCGCGCCTGGAGGAGTTCGACCTCATCATCAGCGACGACCGCCTGCCGCAGTCCGCGGTCGAGGAGATGGGCGAGCGGGACGTGCGGCTGGAGTTGGTGGCGCCGGAGTAG
- a CDS encoding VOC family protein produces MPSVTGLAHLTLSVRDRDASIDFYRSVLGFKEHKTRDGKRWLHTECRHPSGVVLGFTQHEDHFKGRFDHRHAGVDHIAFQVSCLGELEGWEERLTELDIDHSPVVHADHGSMLTFADPDGIQLELYCPAEPDSDED; encoded by the coding sequence GTGCCTAGTGTGACTGGCCTCGCGCACCTCACGCTCTCCGTGCGTGACCGAGACGCCAGCATCGACTTCTACCGCTCCGTCCTCGGTTTCAAGGAACACAAGACGCGTGACGGCAAGCGGTGGCTGCACACCGAGTGCCGCCACCCCAGCGGTGTCGTCCTCGGCTTCACCCAGCACGAGGACCACTTCAAGGGCAGGTTCGACCACCGCCACGCCGGTGTGGACCACATCGCCTTCCAGGTGAGCTGCCTGGGCGAACTGGAGGGCTGGGAGGAGCGCCTCACCGAGCTCGACATCGACCACTCGCCCGTCGTCCACGCCGACCACGGATCCATGCTGACCTTCGCCGATCCCGACGGTATACAGCTCGAACTGTACTGCCCGGCCGAGCCGGACTCCGACGAGGACTGA
- a CDS encoding MFS transporter, with protein sequence MSPLATLRRMHAIAGAPLLLVSFLARLPVSMSLIGTLTLVTTQVGSVAAGGAVSGALALGEAIGGPVIARFADRRGQRPVVLLTSLLDAALLALLVAAVFAGAPVWVLAALAALAGLCMPQIGPLARSRWIALAKRREHDRERSIAAALSVEGVLDETGFVIGPALVGVLALLVHPAASVLGAAVLIGVFGALFAVHPTALPGTPFTPGQDRLARPGLLVLILPMFCQGLFFGGAATGVTAYTQSMGHADLSGLMYAVMGVSSATAGLLMASVPARIALTARLRAASVGLGLLSLPLFLAPGPVALGAAMFLMGCAIGPHIVTIFGLAERAAPPARLGQAMTLILSSLILGQALGSTVAGHAAEAFGFHGAFLVAASAAFGAAVVAVGVVRSRWYAVPAPERTRPAPSTAA encoded by the coding sequence ATGTCTCCCCTGGCAACGCTGCGACGCATGCACGCGATCGCCGGCGCCCCCCTGCTGCTCGTCTCGTTCCTCGCCCGACTCCCGGTGTCGATGTCGCTCATCGGCACGCTCACCCTCGTCACCACTCAGGTGGGCAGCGTCGCCGCCGGCGGCGCGGTGTCCGGGGCGCTGGCCCTGGGTGAGGCCATCGGCGGGCCGGTCATCGCGCGCTTCGCCGACCGGCGCGGGCAGCGCCCGGTGGTCCTGCTCACCTCGCTGCTCGACGCGGCGCTGCTCGCCCTCCTGGTCGCCGCCGTCTTCGCCGGAGCTCCCGTGTGGGTGCTCGCCGCGCTGGCGGCACTGGCCGGGCTGTGCATGCCGCAGATCGGCCCGCTGGCCCGATCCCGCTGGATCGCCCTGGCCAAGCGGCGCGAGCACGACCGGGAGCGGTCGATCGCCGCGGCCCTGTCGGTCGAAGGGGTCCTGGACGAGACGGGGTTCGTGATCGGCCCGGCGCTCGTCGGCGTGCTGGCGCTCCTCGTCCACCCCGCGGCCAGCGTGCTGGGGGCGGCCGTGCTCATCGGTGTCTTCGGGGCGCTGTTCGCCGTGCACCCGACCGCGCTGCCCGGCACCCCGTTCACCCCCGGCCAGGACCGGCTGGCCCGGCCCGGCTTGCTGGTCCTGATCCTGCCGATGTTCTGCCAGGGCCTGTTCTTCGGCGGTGCGGCCACCGGCGTCACCGCCTACACCCAGAGCATGGGTCACGCCGATCTGTCCGGCCTGATGTACGCGGTGATGGGCGTGAGCAGCGCGACCGCCGGCCTGCTGATGGCCTCGGTCCCGGCCCGCATCGCGCTGACCGCGCGCCTGCGCGCCGCCTCCGTGGGGCTGGGCCTGCTCTCGCTCCCGCTGTTCCTGGCCCCCGGGCCGGTCGCGCTGGGCGCGGCGATGTTCCTCATGGGGTGCGCCATCGGCCCGCACATCGTCACGATCTTCGGGCTGGCCGAGCGGGCCGCTCCGCCCGCCCGCCTCGGTCAGGCCATGACGCTGATCCTCAGCAGCCTCATCCTCGGCCAGGCCCTGGGCTCGACGGTCGCGGGCCACGCCGCCGAGGCCTTCGGCTTCCACGGGGCGTTCCTGGTCGCCGCCTCGGCCGCCTTCGGTGCCGCGGTGGTCGCCGTCGGTGTGGTCCGGTCCCGCTGGTACGCGGTGCCCGCGCCGGAGCGGACTCGGCCGGCGCCGAGCACCGCTGCGTGA
- a CDS encoding PhzF family phenazine biosynthesis protein, with amino-acid sequence MRQTTTLHIATVFLGDGDTGGNELGVFLDAPGLPASARQAIATHLGYAETVFLEDPATGRLHIHTPAVELPLAGHPLVGTSWLLRREGRALDTLNPPAGPVATWAEGERTWIRADPDRAPVFATRRLATAAEVDAMEGGEPGVDLHVWAWEDGGEATGRVRVRVFPHEMGITEDEATGAAALRLGQRLRRPLVIRQGVGSRIDVRPGPDGTVEVGGRVALLEKRDYTLP; translated from the coding sequence ATGCGTCAGACCACCACCCTCCACATCGCCACCGTGTTCCTCGGCGACGGCGACACCGGAGGCAACGAGCTCGGCGTCTTCCTCGACGCCCCGGGCCTGCCCGCCTCGGCCCGCCAGGCGATCGCCACCCACCTCGGCTACGCGGAGACGGTCTTCCTGGAGGATCCCGCCACCGGACGGCTGCACATCCACACCCCCGCTGTGGAACTGCCCCTGGCCGGGCACCCCCTCGTCGGCACGTCCTGGCTGCTGCGTCGGGAGGGGCGCGCCCTCGACACCCTCAACCCCCCGGCCGGACCCGTCGCCACCTGGGCCGAGGGCGAGCGGACCTGGATCCGCGCCGATCCCGACCGGGCGCCGGTCTTCGCGACCCGGCGGCTGGCCACCGCCGCCGAAGTCGATGCGATGGAGGGCGGCGAGCCCGGCGTCGACCTGCACGTGTGGGCCTGGGAGGACGGCGGTGAGGCCACCGGGCGCGTCCGGGTCCGGGTCTTCCCGCACGAGATGGGCATCACCGAAGACGAGGCCACCGGCGCCGCCGCCCTGCGCCTCGGCCAGCGGCTGCGGCGCCCGCTCGTCATCCGCCAGGGCGTGGGCTCCCGTATCGACGTCCGCCCCGGCCCCGACGGCACCGTCGAGGTCGGCGGCCGCGTCGCCCTGCTGGAAAAGCGCGACTACACGCTGCCGTAG
- a CDS encoding PadR family transcriptional regulator — MSATRLLVLGVVRAFGRAHGYQVRRELISWGAEQWANVKPGSIYHALRQLVKANMVGAAGVEDSDEGPERILYEITDDGETEFRRLLGKALSDADAKPEFFGAGITFMTCLPRRTVITYLRHRLSHLEAADELLATLRRNDLEEGRKPEHVWELFEWWVVEAQAASDFTRGMIERLEQGAYTMADDAGGGAPFGAPASAPPGAD, encoded by the coding sequence ATGTCGGCGACGCGGTTGCTGGTTCTGGGCGTAGTGCGGGCGTTCGGCCGGGCGCACGGTTATCAGGTGCGCCGGGAGCTGATCTCGTGGGGCGCGGAGCAGTGGGCCAACGTCAAACCCGGGTCCATCTACCACGCACTGCGCCAGCTCGTGAAGGCGAATATGGTCGGCGCCGCCGGGGTGGAGGACAGTGACGAAGGGCCGGAGCGGATCCTCTACGAGATCACCGATGACGGGGAGACCGAGTTCCGGCGGCTCCTGGGTAAGGCGCTCTCCGACGCCGACGCCAAACCCGAGTTCTTCGGCGCCGGGATCACGTTCATGACCTGCCTGCCGCGCCGAACGGTCATCACGTATCTGCGGCATCGCCTGTCCCACCTGGAGGCCGCCGACGAGCTGCTGGCCACGTTGCGGCGGAACGACCTGGAGGAGGGGCGCAAACCCGAGCACGTCTGGGAGCTCTTCGAGTGGTGGGTGGTCGAGGCGCAGGCCGCGTCCGACTTCACCCGCGGCATGATCGAACGCCTGGAGCAGGGCGCCTACACCATGGCCGACGACGCGGGCGGAGGCGCCCCGTTCGGCGCTCCTGCCTCCGCGCCGCCCGGCGCCGACTGA
- a CDS encoding ATP-binding cassette domain-containing protein, whose amino-acid sequence MIHTRALTRTFPARGTTVEAVRGLDLDVGAGELLAFLGPNGAGKSTSLRMLTTLLRPTSGSATVAGCDIVADPRGVRRRIGYVGQGHSAGVGQRVRDELVTQGRCHGMSGGEARTRADELLALLELDGTADREAAHLSGGQQRRLDVAMGLIHRPDLLFLDEPSTGLDPHSRANLWEHIARLRAEQGMTLVLTTHYLDEADAVADRVVVIDHGAVIADGTPDELKGKVSGDLVTLTTEPGGARRAAEAVTRIPSAHDVDADGDGATVRLRVERGDAVLPELLRALGAAGVEPLTLQVQRPTLDDVFLTLTGRSLREDTP is encoded by the coding sequence ATGATCCATACCCGAGCACTCACCCGGACCTTCCCGGCCAGGGGCACCACCGTCGAGGCCGTCCGCGGACTCGACCTCGACGTCGGTGCCGGTGAACTCCTCGCCTTCCTCGGCCCCAACGGGGCGGGCAAGAGCACCAGCCTGCGCATGCTCACCACTCTGCTGCGCCCCACCTCCGGCAGCGCCACCGTGGCCGGGTGCGACATCGTGGCCGACCCACGGGGCGTACGGCGCCGCATCGGCTACGTCGGCCAGGGCCACAGCGCCGGCGTCGGCCAGCGGGTCCGCGACGAGCTGGTCACCCAGGGCCGCTGCCACGGAATGTCGGGCGGCGAAGCCCGCACCCGCGCCGACGAACTGCTGGCGCTGCTGGAGCTCGATGGAACGGCCGACCGGGAGGCCGCCCACCTCTCCGGCGGCCAGCAGCGCCGCCTCGATGTCGCGATGGGCCTCATCCACCGGCCCGACCTGCTCTTCCTGGACGAGCCCTCCACCGGACTGGACCCGCACAGTCGCGCCAACCTCTGGGAGCACATCGCCCGCCTGCGCGCCGAGCAGGGCATGACCCTCGTCCTGACCACGCACTACCTGGACGAGGCCGACGCCGTCGCCGACCGCGTGGTGGTCATCGACCACGGCGCCGTCATCGCCGACGGCACCCCCGACGAGCTCAAGGGCAAGGTGTCGGGCGACCTCGTCACCCTCACCACCGAGCCCGGCGGCGCGCGCCGCGCCGCCGAAGCGGTCACACGCATCCCCTCGGCGCACGACGTCGACGCCGACGGCGACGGCGCCACCGTCCGGCTGCGCGTCGAGCGCGGCGACGCCGTCCTGCCCGAGCTGCTGCGCGCGCTCGGCGCCGCCGGTGTCGAGCCGCTCACCCTCCAGGTGCAGCGCCCCACCCTCGACGACGTCTTCCTCACCCTGACCGGCCGCAGCCTGCGCGAGGACACGCCATGA
- a CDS encoding ABC transporter permease, whose product MSTTTAPAVPTRPDRTGAMHVLRDTGIICLRQLRPTLRNPFAMFAFAMLQPVLYLVLFGPLLTGVPGAVGDDPWNWFVPGILAMLGLFGTAFAGFGLLPELHSGAHERLLATPVSRIALLLGRVMRDVVVLLIQAVILIAAVTAFGMRPSPAGVAAGLLLLAVLGIGLGTLSYLLAMVLKVQHMFAGLLQTVIMPLILTSGLLLPMDQGPGWLYAVSRVNPVTYVVEAERALFAGHLADPAVAVGALVAVAVAAAALALGTRRMRTLSA is encoded by the coding sequence ATGAGCACGACCACCGCCCCCGCCGTTCCGACCCGCCCTGACAGGACAGGAGCCATGCACGTCCTCCGCGACACCGGCATCATCTGCCTCCGCCAGCTACGCCCCACCCTGCGCAACCCCTTCGCGATGTTCGCCTTCGCGATGCTGCAGCCGGTGCTCTACCTCGTGCTGTTCGGCCCGCTGCTCACCGGGGTCCCCGGCGCCGTGGGCGACGACCCATGGAACTGGTTCGTCCCCGGCATCCTGGCCATGCTCGGCCTGTTCGGAACCGCGTTCGCCGGCTTCGGCCTCCTCCCGGAGCTGCACAGCGGAGCGCACGAGCGGCTGCTGGCCACACCGGTGAGCCGGATCGCGCTGCTGCTGGGCCGGGTGATGCGCGACGTCGTCGTGCTCCTCATCCAGGCGGTCATCCTCATCGCGGCCGTGACGGCGTTCGGCATGCGGCCATCGCCCGCCGGCGTCGCGGCCGGGCTGCTGCTCCTGGCCGTCCTGGGCATCGGCCTGGGCACCCTGTCCTACCTGCTGGCCATGGTGCTGAAGGTGCAGCACATGTTCGCCGGGCTGCTGCAGACGGTCATCATGCCGCTGATCCTCACCTCGGGTCTGCTGCTGCCCATGGACCAGGGGCCGGGATGGCTGTACGCCGTCTCGCGGGTCAACCCGGTGACCTATGTCGTCGAGGCCGAACGCGCCCTGTTCGCCGGGCACCTGGCCGACCCGGCCGTCGCGGTCGGGGCCCTGGTCGCCGTCGCCGTGGCCGCCGCCGCACTGGCCCTGGGCACCCGGCGGATGCGGACGCTGAGCGCCTGA
- a CDS encoding Lrp/AsnC family transcriptional regulator gives MESIDWRILAELQADGRLSYNELSRRVNLSAPAVAERVRRLQDTGVITGYHAHVDPEAAGLPVTALVRMECFGPLCLLRDETALALPEILQVHRVTGDACCVLFLGVTSMAHFEGVIDRLAEHGRPSSTMVLSSPIPWRPVTRPD, from the coding sequence ATGGAGAGCATCGACTGGCGGATCCTCGCCGAGCTCCAGGCCGACGGGCGGCTGTCCTACAACGAGCTGTCCCGGAGGGTGAACCTGTCCGCCCCCGCCGTCGCCGAGCGCGTGCGCCGCCTCCAGGACACGGGCGTGATCACCGGTTACCACGCGCATGTCGACCCGGAGGCGGCCGGGCTCCCGGTGACGGCGCTGGTACGCATGGAGTGCTTCGGTCCGCTGTGCCTGCTGCGCGACGAGACGGCACTGGCCCTCCCGGAGATCCTCCAGGTCCACCGGGTCACCGGCGACGCCTGCTGCGTCCTGTTCCTCGGCGTCACCTCGATGGCCCACTTCGAGGGGGTCATCGACCGGCTGGCCGAACACGGCCGCCCGTCGAGCACGATGGTCCTCTCCAGCCCCATCCCCTGGCGCCCGGTCACCCGCCCGGACTGA
- a CDS encoding tryptophan 2,3-dioxygenase gives MAKAAAPTAERERAQRAADNRGRPTATVAQAGEYIRYGAIDTLHDLQRPRTDEPAEVSFIITTQVMELLFALVRQRWEQACDALDADDVPAAVAALRRGTAAQDVLAESWDLLASLTPTEFNGFRDALGEASGFHSFAHRHLEFLLGNKSRRMIEPYAALPEVHAELERALARPGLYDAALRLLHRRGLPVPAERADRDWSQRYTPHRGVERAWARVYADARPGDELLALAEVLLDTAERVTRWRHRHLMAVKRSMGAKPGTGGSSGLDWLAESAGADVFPELWSLRTSA, from the coding sequence ATGGCCAAGGCCGCAGCGCCGACGGCGGAGCGGGAGCGCGCGCAGCGCGCGGCGGACAACCGGGGGAGGCCCACCGCCACCGTCGCCCAGGCGGGCGAGTACATCCGCTACGGCGCCATCGACACCCTGCACGACCTGCAGCGGCCCCGTACGGACGAGCCCGCCGAAGTCTCGTTCATCATCACCACCCAGGTCATGGAACTGCTCTTCGCGCTGGTCCGGCAGCGCTGGGAGCAGGCCTGCGACGCGCTCGACGCCGACGATGTGCCCGCGGCCGTCGCGGCGCTCCGGCGGGGCACCGCAGCCCAGGACGTGCTGGCCGAATCCTGGGACCTGCTGGCATCGCTCACCCCCACCGAGTTCAACGGGTTCCGCGACGCGCTGGGGGAGGCCTCCGGCTTCCACTCCTTCGCCCACCGCCACCTGGAATTCCTCCTCGGCAACAAGTCCCGGCGGATGATCGAGCCGTATGCCGCCCTGCCCGAGGTGCACGCCGAGCTGGAGCGCGCCCTAGCCAGGCCCGGGCTGTACGACGCGGCGCTGCGGCTGCTGCACCGGCGCGGCCTGCCGGTCCCCGCCGAGCGGGCCGACCGCGACTGGTCGCAGCGCTACACCCCGCACCGCGGCGTCGAGCGTGCCTGGGCCCGGGTCTACGCCGACGCCCGCCCCGGCGACGAGCTGCTCGCCCTGGCCGAGGTCCTGCTCGACACCGCCGAGCGTGTCACCCGCTGGCGGCACCGCCACCTGATGGCGGTCAAGCGGTCGATGGGCGCGAAACCGGGTACGGGGGGCTCCAGCGGCCTGGACTGGCTGGCCGAGAGCGCCGGCGCCGACGTCTTTCCCGAACTCTGGTCGCTGCGCACCTCGGCGTGA
- the kynU gene encoding kynureninase: MTGITREKCAKLDAADPLAPFRDEFVLPEGVVYLDGNSLGALPKATPGRVADMVEREWGRDLVRSWNTAGWWDKPRTLGAKLAPLVGAAPHEVVVGDGTSANLFKALVAALRLNPGRRVVLGETGNFPTDLYVTQGAVELMGAAERRVDPDGPELAAALGAGDVAVVLLSHVDYRTGALRDMPAVTRMAHDSGALVVWDLCHSVGALPIELSACGVDFAVGCTYKYLNAGPGTPAFGYVAERHHATARQPLSGWHGHIRPFDFTGDYEPAVSASRFLSGSQPLIADAALEASLDLFARVDMRRVREKSLAMTEMFIDLVEPVGLRLVTPREPERRGSQVALAHPDPEAGYPIVQALITRGVIGDFRAPDVLRFGFTPLYLRYVDVFDAATALVEVLDTDEWRDPRFAERAQVT; the protein is encoded by the coding sequence ATGACGGGAATCACACGAGAGAAGTGCGCGAAGCTGGACGCGGCCGACCCCCTGGCCCCGTTCCGCGACGAGTTCGTCCTCCCCGAGGGTGTCGTCTACCTCGACGGCAACTCCCTGGGCGCGCTGCCCAAGGCCACCCCGGGCCGGGTGGCCGACATGGTCGAGCGCGAGTGGGGGCGCGACCTCGTCAGGAGCTGGAACACCGCGGGGTGGTGGGACAAGCCGCGCACGCTGGGCGCCAAGCTCGCCCCGCTGGTGGGGGCGGCACCGCACGAGGTGGTGGTCGGTGACGGAACGTCGGCCAATCTGTTCAAGGCACTGGTCGCGGCTCTGCGGTTGAACCCCGGCCGCCGTGTCGTGCTGGGCGAGACGGGCAATTTCCCCACCGACCTGTATGTGACCCAGGGCGCCGTGGAGCTGATGGGCGCCGCCGAGCGCAGGGTCGACCCCGACGGTCCCGAGCTGGCCGCGGCGCTGGGCGCGGGTGACGTCGCCGTGGTCCTGCTCAGCCACGTCGACTACCGCACCGGTGCGCTGCGCGACATGCCCGCCGTCACCCGCATGGCCCACGACAGCGGCGCCCTGGTCGTCTGGGACCTGTGCCACAGCGTGGGGGCGCTGCCCATCGAGCTGTCGGCGTGCGGCGTGGACTTCGCGGTGGGCTGCACCTACAAGTACCTCAACGCCGGTCCGGGCACCCCCGCCTTCGGCTACGTGGCCGAACGCCACCACGCCACCGCCCGCCAGCCGCTCAGCGGCTGGCACGGGCACATCCGGCCGTTCGACTTCACCGGCGACTACGAGCCGGCCGTGAGCGCCAGCCGCTTCCTCAGCGGGTCGCAGCCCCTGATCGCCGACGCCGCGCTGGAGGCGAGCCTGGACCTGTTCGCGCGTGTCGACATGCGGCGGGTGCGCGAGAAGAGCCTGGCGATGACGGAGATGTTCATCGACCTGGTGGAGCCGGTCGGGCTGCGGCTGGTGACCCCGCGCGAGCCGGAGCGCCGCGGCAGCCAGGTGGCGCTCGCCCACCCCGACCCCGAGGCCGGGTATCCGATCGTGCAGGCGCTGATCACCCGCGGCGTCATCGGCGACTTCCGTGCGCCCGACGTGCTCCGATTCGGCTTCACCCCGCTCTACCTGCGCTACGTGGACGTCTTCGACGCCGCGACCGCGCTGGTGGAGGTGCTGGACACCGACGAGTGGCGCGACCCCCGGTTCGCCGAGCGGGCGCAGGTCACATGA